DNA from Candidatus Neomarinimicrobiota bacterium:
TCGATACGGTTGGCCTCATCGGCGGGATTGCTGCGCCCCCACAGCGCCTTGGGCACGGAGCCGAACATGGCCCCGCCATCCAGCCCGAAGGTGCCCGACTGGAGCAAGTGGATGGTCCAGCGACCTAGATGGAGGAATTCAGACACCATCGGGAAACGGATAGGGGCTATCTGTAAGGGTGGATGAATTAGGATTACGATTTGCGGGCAGGCCCAAATTCAATACTGACAGCATTTTGCCTCCCACCGCTTGTGCCGCCCTCAATCCGCCAACCTTGCCGGATGGGTCTGTCCCTGCTTGGCCGGGCAGACATCCCAGTAATAGCACCAGTTGCACAGGATGGATTCCTTGGGTGCGAGCAGGCTGGGTTCGGCCTCAGCTGCTCGCAATTTGTCGATGCGCTTCCTGACCATGGCGGCGATACGCTTGGGATCCCAGCCGACGCTCTCCAGGCGCAGCTCTCTGCCGTGGCGCAGATAGTGCCACACAACGTCTACCCGCTCCACCGATGGCTGCGACTCCGTCAGCGCCAGGAAATAGACCTTCATCTGCAGGTCTTTTTCAGCGTTGGACGCGGTGAGCATGCGCTTGCCCGATTTATAGTCGTGGATGGACCACCACCCCGCCCCGTGATGGTCCAGCCGATCGAGAATGGCGGTCATCAGGTACCCGTCACCCGCCTGCCCCGCGCCCCCCTGCTGGCCCGAGGTCACCTCGAAACTGATGGTGCGCTCAACGCCTTCCACGGGTTCATCGAAGGGGGCGTGCTGCCGGAAATAACCGGCCAGGCTGCGCTGACCCAGCTGGTAGTAGTCATCGGTTTTCCAGGCCGGGTCCGCGATATGGATGTAGGCGTGCCAGGCTTCGCGCCAGAGTTCGCGGTAGCGCTCCAGCAGGGCATCGAAGAGTACTGCACGGCTCCCCTTTCGCTCGCGATAGAGCCATTCCAGCGTTTCGTGCAGGCGGGAACCCAGAAAGGCTTCGATGGATTCGCCCGCGGTGGG
Protein-coding regions in this window:
- a CDS encoding MBL fold metallo-hydrolase; protein product: MVSEFLHLGRWTIHLLQSGTFGLDGGAMFGSVPKALWGRSNPADEANRI
- a CDS encoding PD-(D/E)XK nuclease family protein, which codes for MSSRRFSYSRFSTFDQCPARYRMIYLEGRPTAGESIEAFLGSRLHETLEWLYRERKGSRAVLFDALLERYRELWREAWHAYIHIADPAWKTDDYYQLGQRSLAGYFRQHAPFDEPVEGVERTISFEVTSGQQGGAGQAGDGYLMTAILDRLDHHGAGWWSIHDYKSGKRMLTASNAEKDLQMKVYFLALTESQPSVERVDVVWHYLRHGRELRLESVGWDPKRIAAMVRKRIDKLRAAEAEPSLLAPKESILCNWCYYWDVCPAKQGQTHPARLAD